From Miscanthus floridulus cultivar M001 chromosome 15, ASM1932011v1, whole genome shotgun sequence, the proteins below share one genomic window:
- the LOC136509233 gene encoding putative pentatricopeptide repeat-containing protein At5g43820: MSVRLLRCSVPTNLDLELGKLSTERRHLLYVLIRCLFWRSRVGIASSLLHAAQKELLGLDKHVYNDAMGGWARFGSGDKLQEVWTKMEEDGLVPDEVSHCHLIEGLGRAGRIEDALRVSEDMVHERHGPTTMAYDALILNFLSVGDLDRCIKYYKDMLEKNCTPNIDTYSKMIKAFLKGRRVADVLHMFDDMLARGVLPNTGGITSFINPLCTFGPPHSKRGIPSAGRYPLSEDEEPEPAPPPLMRSGAARRDLRGGAVPYTCSEENEGEEQQEHKASCYDLRGSPFRCPWPSAPAAPPVSPPVPTRCGASPLLPPHLVSLTFTLLLN; encoded by the exons ATGTCAGTAAGGCTGTTGAGGTGCTCAGTACCGACCAATTTGGATTTGGAATTGGGAAAGCTTTCCACAGAAAGGAGGCACTTACTGTACGTCCTCATCAGGTGCCTTTTCTGGAGGTCACGTGTAGGTATAGCTAGCTCGCTCTTGCATGCTGCTCAAAAGGAGCTGCTTGGTCTTGATAAACATGTGTACAATGATGCCATGGGTGGCTGGGCGAGGTTTGGGAGTGGTGATAAATTGCAGGAGGTTTGGACAAAGATGGAAGAGGATGGGCTGGTTCCAGATGAGGTTTCGCACTGCCATCTAATTGAGGGACTGGGTAGAGCAGGGCGGATTGAGGATGCACTCAGGGTGTCTGAGGATATGGTACATGAGAGACATGGTCCAACTACAATGGCCTACGATGCACTTATTTTAAATTTTCTTTCGGTTGGGGATTTGGACAGGTGTATCAAGTATTACAAGGACATGTTGGAAAAGAATTGCACCCCAAATATCGACACATACTCCAAGATGATTAAAGCCTTTCTGAAAGGTCGCAGGGTAGCTGATGTGCTCCACATGTTTGATGACATGTTGGCTCGAGGAGTTCTGCCAAATACTGGGGGGATAACATCATTTATCAATCCCTTGTGCACATTTGGACCACCTCACTCAAAGCGAGGCATCCCCTCCGCGGGCCGGTATCCTCTCTCTGAGGATGAGGAGCCGGAGCCAGCCCCTCCGCCGCTGATGAGGAGCGGAGCAGCGAGACGAGATCTCCGTGGTGGAGCCGTCCCCTACACCTGCAGTGAAGAAAACGAAGGGGAGGAACAGCAAGAGCATAAGGCTAGCTGTTACGACTTACGAGGGTCCCCATTCCGGTGTCCCTGGCCATCCGCTCCGGCAGCACCTCCGGTGTCCCCGCCCGTTCCCACTCG GTGCGGTGCTAGTCCCTTGTTGCCTCCCCACCTCGTCTCCCTCACATTTACACTTCTGCTGAACTGA
- the LOC136507814 gene encoding disease resistance protein RGA5-like produces the protein MEAAVVSASHGALGSLIAKLGDLITSEYKLLKEAKGQIMFLKAELESMHAFLKKMSDMEEPDEQDKCWVKEVRELSYDIDDSINEFLHRVERKYSSMPRGFKGFMDRSMSLLTTMNIRHQIAKELEGLRSRVMEVNERRMRYKVDETVSKPNNTVVDSRVLALHAESASLVGIEEPRDQLIKLMEEESVPASHKLKVLSIVGFGGLGKTTLANEIYRKQEGLFLCQAFVSVSQKPNIRKVLRTILSQVGFKPPMNTNMEMWEESELITTLQNFLLDKRYFIVIDDIWDAPSWDIIRCGLPESMNGSRVITTTRIETVARACCTNCYEYVYKMKPLNEQGSRRLLFKRIFGSEDACPPNLKEVSAGILKKCGGLPLAVITISSLLANQESKLKDWWEYVQKSLGSNFEVSQSLDGMRQILNLSYINLPHYLKACMLYLGIYPEDYTINKNDLVRQWISEGFICEGRGTDPEDIAKSYFNELINRSLIQPVDTDYNGEVMSCRVHDMMLDLILYKSREDNFITVMDDIQDLTRQPAKIRRLSLSLDGAIDETVGRSFQLSQTRMLARFGTSLYLPPILQFKHLRVLTIEISSGPYSSELLDLNGICHLFQLGFLKIIASGRHVVLPSKIGRLQQLKTFEIKGQSDLQLPSDIVHLSRLWHLIVPGKVIFPSGISNMKSLRTLRFFDLRNSLDNIKGLRELTNLTNVEIGYSDYTSTNRDEFAAKCRELVHALGNICSLKCLLIHTDYLPVTLRACLDSWCSVPTSFIHLQSFHAMYDRWFSRIPGWIGQHHSLYDLELSVQDVYGDDVGILSQLPSLVRLDLHIHGVPKDKIIIRGRGFPALKHFTVGCFRISYLAFEAGAMPKLERLGLCFNAQGWDRYGGVPAGIEYLSGLKEIVGDIGSTFAKESNRRAAESALRDVAGLHPGHPVSNIKLVGGSFG, from the exons ATGGAGGCTGCCGTGGTCAGCGCTTCTCATGGTGCTTTGGGCTCCCTGATAGCGAAGCTTGGTGATTTGATCACATCTGAGTACAAGCTGCTCAAAGAAGCTAAGGGACAGATCATGTTCCTTAAAGCTGAGCTAGAGAGCATGCACGCGTTCCTGAAGAAGATGTCAGACATGGAAGAACCTGACGAGCAAGACAAGTGCTGGGTGAAGGAGGTACGTGAACTCTCCTACGATATAGATGACAGTATCAATGAGTTCCTGCATCGCGTCGAGCGCAAGTACAGCAGCATGCCGCGTGGATTCAAGGGGTTCATGGATAGAAGCATGAGCCTGCTGACAACCATGAACATTCGGCATCAGATTGCGAAGGAGCTGGAAGGCCTCAGGAGTCGTGTCATGGAGGTGAACGAGCGACGCATGAGGTACAAGGTCGATGAAACTGTTTCCAAGCCAAACAACACAGTCGTCGATTCTCGTGTTTTGGCACTCCATGCAGAGTCAGCCAGCCTTGTTGGTATTGAGGAGCCCAGGGACCAACTGATAAAATTGATGGAGGAAGAGAGTGTGCCTGCTTCACATAAGCTAAAGGTGCTCTCTATTGTCGGATTTGGAGGTCTTGGAAAAACTACCCTTGCAAATGAGATTTATCGCAAGCAAGAGGGCTTGTTCCTGTGTCAAGCTTTTGTTTCTGTGTCCCAAAAACCAAATATTAGGAAGGTACTAAGGACTATACTATCTCAAGTTGGCTTTAAACCTCCTATGAACACCAACATGGAAATGTGGGAAGAGTCCGAATTGATTACGACGCTGCAAAATTTTCTTTTGGATAAGAG GTACTTCATTGTAATTGATGACATATGGGATGCTCCTTCATGGGATATTATAAGATGTGGTCTTCCAGAGAGCATGAATGGAAGCAGAGTAATCACAACTACACGAATCGAGACTGTCGCTAGAGCTTGCTGCACTAATTGCTATGAATATGTTTATAAGATGAAACCACTTAATGAACAAGGCTCAAGAAGGTTATTGTTCAAAAGGATATTTGGTTCAGAGGATGCTTGCCCGCCTAATTTGAAAGAAGTCTCAGCAGGAATTTTAAAAAAATGTGGCGGTTTACCTCTTGCAGTTATCACAATATCTAGCCTTTTAGCCAATCAAGAAAGTAAACTGAAGGACTGGTGGGAGTACGTACAAAAATCTCTAGGGTCCAACTTTGAAGTGAGCCAAAGCTTGGATGGCATGAGACAAATATTAAACCTCAGCTACATAAACCTTCCTCATTATTTGAAGGCTTGTATGCTATATCTAGGCATTTATCCAGAGGACTACACAATCAATAAGAATGATTTGGTTAGACAATGGATAAGTGAAGGTTTTATATGTGAAGGTCGTGGGACAGATCCAGAGGATATTGCAAAGAGCTATTTTAATGAGCTTATCAATAGGAGTTTGATTCAGCCCGTAGATACAGACTACAATGGTGAGGTGATGTCTTGCAGGGTTCATGACATGATGCTTGATCTTATCCTATATAAATCCAGAGAAGACAATTTTATCACTGTAATGGATGATATACAAGATTTGACAAGACAGCCTGCAAAGATCCGTCGACTCTCACTCAGTTTGGATGGTGCAATAGATGAAACAGTAGGAAGATCCTTCCAGCTATCCCAAACACGAATGCTAGCAAGATTTGGTACCTCTTTATATCTACCTCCTATTTTACAGTTCAAGCATCTCCGAGTTTTGACGATTGAAATTTCAAGTGGGCCCTATTCATCTGAGTTACTTGACTTGAATGGAATATGTCATTTGTTTCAACTGGGATTCTTAAAGATCATAGCAAGTGGTCGTCATGTGGTGTTACCTAGTAAAATTGGACGTCTGCAGCAACTGaaaacatttgaaataaaaggacaATCAGATCTGCAGCTACCATCAGATATTGTTCATTTGAGCCGTTTATGGCATCTAATTGTTCCAGGCAAAGTAATATTTCCTAGTGGGATCAGTAACATGAAATCATTGCGTACTCTACGTTTTTTTGATTTGAGAAACTCACTAGACAATATCAAGGGTCTGAGAGAACTGACAAATCTGACAAATGTTGAAATCGGATATTCTGACTACACATCCACCAATAGAGACGAGTTTGCTGCAAAATGTAGGGAACTTGTGCACGCCCTTGGAAACATTTGCAGCCTCAAATGTCTACTTATTCATACTGATTACCTACCTGTCACTCTCAGAGCCTGCTTAGATTCATGGTGTTCAGTCCCAACTTCATTCATTCATCTCCAGAGCTTTCATGCAATGTACGATCGCTGGTTCTCGAGGATTCCTGGGTGGATTGGCCAGCACCATAGCCTGTATGACCTGGAGCTTAGTGTTCAGGATGTGTATGGGGATGACGTTGGGATTCTCTCACAGTTGCCCTCCCTTGTCCGCCTCGACTTGCACATCCATGGAGTTCCTAAAGACAAGATCATCATCCGTGGAAGAGGATTCCCTGCTCTCAAGCATTTTACAGTTGGATGTTTCAGGATATCGTACCTGGCCTTTGAGGCAGGGGCGATGCCGAAGCTTGAAAGGCTCGGGCTATGTTTCAATGCACAGGGATGGGACAGGTATGGTGGTGTGCCTGCTGGCATCGAGTACCTATCAGGCCTCAAGGAAATCGTCGGAGACATTGGGAGCACATTTGCAAAAGAATCCAATAGAAGGGCTGCAGAGTCTGCGCTCAGGGACGTGGCTGGCCTGCACCCAGGTCACCCTGTATCCAACATCAAACTGGTGGGCGGGAGTTTTGGT